One window of the Bradyrhizobium sp. NP1 genome contains the following:
- a CDS encoding MFS transporter gives MTAAEFEVGSDRAGANRTGVYLAVLQLVFTLLWTTYVIYLPKLAAEVGIAPTAVILILMMDQAIFTITDTAMGIAADRIARLAGRLAPFVGLLTALSCAAFVALPFVAGAGKGAQGWFIALIVIWAVTSSALRAPPLTLLGKHAAKPRLPFLAALVMLGYGIAGAVSPYLGVALRDHDARLPFVISSVVLLIVTLGLFRIEQHVATEAPAKLAAPAKSIGTVPVIFIVAMMVLALGYQLHFSINSAPFYLRFAKPADLQWLLPVFWIGFNLAIFPASRIVKHRGGLIVMGASGLLGALAIIATEFAGGLTTMIVAQFVAGAAWGGMLMSAISAALAIGSGGTEGKVTGLVFSALALATFARMAAVAAGLQKLPDYAPLLQWAPVACWSVAGAGLLVIAAARAQGASLQRV, from the coding sequence ATGACCGCGGCTGAATTTGAAGTCGGCTCCGACAGGGCGGGCGCCAATCGCACCGGCGTCTATCTCGCCGTCCTCCAGCTCGTGTTCACGCTTCTGTGGACCACCTATGTGATCTACCTGCCGAAGCTTGCGGCCGAAGTCGGCATCGCGCCGACCGCGGTCATCCTGATCCTGATGATGGACCAGGCCATCTTCACGATCACCGACACCGCGATGGGCATCGCAGCAGATCGGATCGCGCGGCTTGCTGGCCGGCTTGCGCCCTTCGTCGGCCTGCTGACGGCGCTGTCCTGCGCCGCCTTCGTGGCGCTGCCCTTTGTCGCCGGCGCCGGCAAAGGCGCGCAGGGCTGGTTCATCGCGCTGATCGTGATCTGGGCCGTCACCTCATCGGCACTGCGCGCGCCACCCCTGACGCTGCTCGGCAAGCACGCCGCGAAACCGCGGCTGCCATTCCTCGCGGCGCTGGTGATGCTGGGCTATGGCATTGCCGGCGCGGTCTCACCCTATCTTGGCGTTGCGCTCCGCGATCACGACGCCCGGCTGCCTTTCGTGATCTCGAGCGTCGTGCTGCTGATCGTCACGCTCGGTCTTTTCAGGATCGAACAGCACGTGGCAACGGAGGCGCCGGCGAAGCTCGCGGCGCCGGCAAAATCCATCGGCACGGTGCCCGTCATCTTCATCGTTGCGATGATGGTGCTGGCGCTCGGCTATCAGCTGCATTTTTCCATCAACAGCGCTCCGTTCTATCTGCGCTTTGCCAAGCCTGCAGACCTGCAATGGCTGCTGCCGGTTTTCTGGATCGGCTTCAACCTCGCAATCTTTCCGGCGAGCAGGATCGTGAAACATCGTGGCGGCCTGATCGTGATGGGCGCGTCGGGCCTGCTCGGGGCGCTTGCGATCATCGCAACCGAGTTCGCCGGCGGGCTCACCACCATGATCGTCGCGCAATTCGTCGCCGGCGCGGCCTGGGGCGGCATGCTGATGAGCGCGATCTCGGCGGCACTCGCGATCGGCTCGGGCGGCACGGAAGGCAAGGTGACGGGGCTCGTCTTCTCCGCGCTGGCGCTGGCAACGTTTGCGCGCATGGCGGCGGTGGCCGCTGGCCTGCAGAAGCTGCCGGACTATGCGCCGCTGTTGCAGTGGGCGCCGGTGGCGTGCTGGTCGGTTGCCGGCGCCGGGCTGCTGGTCATCGCCGCGGCGCGCGCGCAGGGCGCGTCGCTGCAGCGGGTGTGA
- a CDS encoding thiamine pyrophosphate-dependent enzyme: MTSMTGGEAIVSGLVAHGVNTVFGLPGAQVYGLFDAFQQAQLKVIGARHEQACGYMAFGYARSSGKPGVFSVVPGPGVLNAGAALLTAYGANEPVLCLTGQVPTQFLDKGRGHLHEMPNQLATLRTFVKWAERIEYPDLAPATVSRAFQEMLSGRRGPAAVEMPWDVFTQQAETGPAKVLAPLPAPAPDADRIKDAATLVAAGKRPMIFVGSGAIHAREEILELAELIDAPVVAFRSGRGIVSNAHELGLTMAAAYRLWPQTDLMIGIGTRLELPTMSRWPYRPDGLKSVRIDIDPSEMRRYTPDVAVISDAQSGTRALTAAVRKVGYRKTSGRRGEIREATAAAHQEIQKVQPQMAYLNILREVLPPNAIVTDELSQVGFASWYGFPIYEPRTFITSGYQGTLGSGFPTALGAKVANPDRPVVAITGDGGFMFGVQELATAVQFNIGVVTLVFNNNAYGNVRRDQVQRFDGRVVAADLVNPDFVKLAESFGVAASRVTSPDHFRPALEKALAHGGPYLIAVEVTRDSETTPWTYIHPARNN; this comes from the coding sequence ATGACATCCATGACCGGCGGCGAAGCGATCGTGAGCGGCCTCGTCGCGCACGGTGTCAACACCGTGTTCGGCCTGCCCGGCGCGCAGGTCTATGGCCTGTTCGACGCGTTCCAGCAGGCGCAGCTGAAGGTGATCGGCGCGCGGCACGAGCAGGCCTGCGGCTATATGGCGTTCGGCTATGCGCGCTCGAGCGGCAAGCCTGGCGTGTTCAGCGTGGTGCCGGGCCCGGGCGTGCTCAATGCCGGCGCGGCGCTGCTCACCGCTTACGGCGCCAACGAGCCGGTGCTGTGCCTGACCGGCCAGGTGCCGACGCAGTTCCTCGACAAGGGCCGCGGCCATCTGCACGAAATGCCGAACCAGCTTGCGACGCTGCGCACCTTCGTGAAATGGGCCGAGCGGATCGAATATCCCGACCTTGCGCCCGCAACGGTTTCGCGCGCGTTCCAGGAAATGCTGTCCGGGCGGCGCGGGCCTGCGGCGGTGGAAATGCCCTGGGACGTGTTCACGCAGCAGGCCGAGACGGGCCCGGCGAAGGTGCTTGCCCCCCTCCCCGCGCCGGCGCCCGACGCCGATCGCATCAAGGACGCCGCGACGCTCGTCGCCGCCGGCAAGCGGCCGATGATCTTCGTCGGCAGCGGCGCCATCCATGCGCGCGAAGAGATCCTCGAGCTCGCCGAGCTGATCGACGCGCCGGTCGTGGCGTTCCGCAGCGGGCGCGGCATCGTCTCCAACGCGCATGAGCTCGGCCTGACCATGGCCGCGGCCTATCGGCTGTGGCCGCAGACCGACCTGATGATCGGGATCGGCACAAGGCTGGAATTGCCGACGATGTCGCGCTGGCCGTACCGACCCGACGGACTGAAGTCCGTCCGCATCGACATCGATCCCTCGGAAATGCGCCGCTACACGCCCGACGTCGCCGTCATCTCGGATGCGCAGAGCGGCACGCGCGCGCTTACTGCCGCGGTCAGGAAGGTCGGCTACAGAAAGACGAGTGGCCGCCGCGGCGAGATTCGCGAGGCAACGGCCGCGGCGCATCAGGAGATCCAGAAGGTGCAGCCGCAGATGGCTTACCTGAACATCCTGCGCGAGGTGCTGCCGCCCAACGCCATCGTGACCGATGAGTTGTCGCAGGTCGGTTTCGCCTCGTGGTACGGCTTTCCGATTTACGAGCCGCGCACCTTCATCACGTCGGGCTATCAGGGCACGCTCGGCTCGGGCTTTCCCACCGCGCTCGGCGCCAAGGTCGCCAACCCGGACCGGCCCGTGGTCGCGATCACCGGCGATGGCGGCTTCATGTTCGGCGTGCAGGAGCTGGCGACCGCCGTGCAGTTCAACATCGGCGTGGTGACGCTGGTGTTCAACAACAACGCCTACGGCAATGTGCGGCGCGACCAGGTCCAGCGCTTCGACGGCCGCGTGGTCGCCGCCGACCTCGTCAATCCGGATTTCGTCAAGCTCGCCGAGTCCTTTGGCGTCGCGGCAAGCCGCGTGACGTCACCGGACCACTTCCGCCCCGCGCTGGAGAAAGCGCTCGCCCATGGCGGCCCCTATTTGATCGCGGTCGAGGTGACGCGGGATTCCGAGACGACGCCCTGGACCTACATCCACCCGGCGCGAAACAACTAG
- a CDS encoding fumarylacetoacetate hydrolase family protein: MTSPRLATFSPNGSTRYGLVTDGGIIDLSARFKQDYPTLREAIAAGALAKLAEAGAGQKPDYPLEAITWLPPIPSPEKIICIGVNYPDRNAEYKDGSDMPKYPSMFMRTPRSFVGHNTPLVRPRASNQLDYEGEVVVVIGKPGRHIAEARALDHIAAVTLSNEGTIRDWVRHAKFNVTQGKNFDSTGSLGPWLVPYTGEAQIADIRLTTKVNGEIRQDDRTSRMMFGFRYIISYISTFTTLVPGDVIVTGTPTGAGARFDPPRYLKPGDVIEVEAEGIGLLRNGVVDEQP; the protein is encoded by the coding sequence ATGACCTCCCCTCGCCTTGCCACCTTCTCCCCCAACGGATCGACCCGCTACGGTCTCGTCACCGACGGCGGCATCATCGATCTCTCCGCGCGCTTCAAGCAGGATTATCCGACCTTGCGCGAGGCGATTGCCGCCGGCGCGCTTGCAAAACTCGCCGAGGCAGGCGCAGGCCAGAAGCCGGACTATCCGCTCGAGGCCATCACCTGGCTGCCGCCGATCCCCTCGCCCGAAAAGATCATCTGCATCGGCGTCAACTATCCTGACCGCAATGCCGAGTACAAGGACGGCTCGGATATGCCGAAATATCCCAGCATGTTCATGCGCACGCCGCGCTCCTTTGTCGGCCACAACACGCCGCTGGTGCGCCCGCGCGCCTCGAACCAGCTCGACTATGAAGGCGAGGTCGTGGTCGTCATCGGCAAGCCGGGCCGCCACATCGCGGAAGCCAGGGCGCTCGATCACATCGCCGCCGTCACGTTGTCCAATGAGGGCACCATCCGCGACTGGGTGCGGCACGCGAAGTTCAACGTCACGCAGGGCAAGAATTTCGATTCGACCGGCAGCCTCGGCCCCTGGCTCGTGCCCTATACCGGCGAGGCACAGATCGCGGACATCAGGCTGACGACGAAGGTCAACGGCGAGATCAGGCAGGACGACCGCACCAGCCGCATGATGTTCGGCTTCCGCTATATCATCAGCTACATCTCGACCTTCACGACGCTGGTGCCCGGCGACGTCATCGTCACGGGGACGCCGACCGGCGCCGGCGCGCGCTTCGATCCGCCGCGCTATCTGAAGCCCGGCGACGTCATCGAGGTCGAGGCCGAAGGCATCGGCCTGCTTCGCAACGGCGTCGTCGACGAACAACCCTGA
- a CDS encoding 5-carboxymethyl-2-hydroxymuconate Delta-isomerase: MPHFTIEYSANLDARVDMAKVVEIVRKAAVETGIFPLGGIRVRAIRCEHYAIADGSPGLGFLAMVLRLGEGRDLAARKKAGEHIFKALSDHLDPVFAQSRFALSFDMQINDKETSWKRNNIHEALKAEAH; this comes from the coding sequence ATGCCGCATTTCACCATCGAATATTCCGCCAATCTCGATGCGCGCGTCGACATGGCCAAAGTGGTCGAGATCGTGCGGAAGGCCGCCGTCGAAACCGGCATCTTTCCGCTCGGCGGCATCCGCGTCCGCGCCATCCGTTGCGAGCACTATGCCATCGCCGACGGCAGCCCCGGTCTCGGCTTCCTCGCCATGGTGCTCAGGCTCGGCGAGGGCCGCGACCTTGCCGCCCGCAAGAAGGCGGGCGAGCACATCTTCAAGGCGCTTTCGGATCATCTCGATCCGGTCTTTGCCCAGAGCCGGTTCGCCCTGTCGTTCGACATGCAGATCAACGACAAGGAGACGAGCTGGAAGCGCAACAACATCCACGAGGCGCTGAAGGCAGAGGCGCATTGA
- the hpaH gene encoding 2-oxo-hept-4-ene-1,7-dioate hydratase, translating into MALSKDDIRAAAERLHRAEKTRTQIRQLSLEYPAITIEDAYAIQKAWVGMKVAEGRVVKGHKIGLTSKAMQSALNIDEPDSGVLLDDMFFADGGLVPSDRFIGTRVEAELAFIMSKRLAGPDCTMFDVLNATDYVVPALEILDTRVQRVDPETKATRKIFDTIADNAANAGIVLGGRPIRPLEADLRWIGALCFRNGQLEETGLAAGVLNHPATSVAWLANKIAPLGLALEPGQVVLAGSFIRPIETRKGDTIQADYGPYGSVSCYFA; encoded by the coding sequence ATGGCTCTTTCCAAGGACGACATCCGCGCAGCCGCCGAACGCCTGCACCGGGCGGAAAAAACCCGAACCCAGATCCGGCAGCTTTCGCTCGAATATCCCGCGATCACGATCGAGGACGCTTACGCGATCCAGAAGGCCTGGGTCGGGATGAAGGTGGCGGAAGGCCGCGTCGTCAAAGGTCACAAGATCGGGCTGACCTCGAAGGCGATGCAGAGCGCGCTCAACATCGACGAGCCGGATTCCGGCGTGCTGCTCGATGATATGTTCTTCGCCGACGGCGGGCTGGTGCCATCCGACCGCTTCATTGGCACCCGCGTCGAAGCCGAGCTGGCCTTCATCATGAGCAAGCGGCTGGCCGGTCCCGACTGCACGATGTTCGACGTGCTCAACGCCACCGACTATGTGGTGCCGGCGCTGGAAATCCTCGACACGCGCGTGCAACGCGTCGACCCCGAAACCAAGGCGACGCGAAAGATTTTCGACACCATCGCCGACAATGCGGCAAATGCCGGCATCGTGCTCGGCGGCCGGCCGATCCGCCCCCTGGAGGCCGACCTGCGCTGGATCGGTGCGCTGTGCTTCCGCAACGGACAACTGGAAGAGACCGGCCTTGCCGCCGGCGTGCTCAACCATCCCGCCACCAGCGTCGCCTGGCTCGCCAACAAGATCGCGCCGCTGGGGCTTGCACTGGAGCCCGGCCAGGTCGTGCTGGCGGGCTCGTTCATCCGCCCGATCGAGACCCGCAAGGGCGACACAATTCAGGCCGACTATGGACCGTATGGCTCGGTGAGCTGCTACTTCGCCTGA
- the hpaR gene encoding homoprotocatechuate degradation operon regulator HpaR, whose protein sequence is MARKKSPGSSEQRLADGRAAPIRDFSRSLPMTLLRTREAVMRQFRPSLRQHGLTEQQWRILRALASVEAVEVTELARMAFLLGPSLSRILRDLETRGLIERRAAENDLRRARVSISQEGLKLIEIVAPYSEAIYAEITRRYGTSRLKDLQQMLGALEGSLARLEGATSEDGESEE, encoded by the coding sequence ATGGCGCGAAAAAAATCGCCTGGGAGTTCCGAACAGCGCTTGGCTGATGGCCGCGCCGCGCCGATCCGCGACTTTTCCCGCTCGCTGCCGATGACGCTGCTGCGCACGCGGGAAGCCGTGATGCGCCAGTTCCGGCCCTCGCTGCGTCAACATGGGCTGACCGAACAGCAGTGGCGCATCCTGCGCGCGCTGGCCTCCGTCGAGGCCGTCGAGGTGACCGAGCTGGCGCGGATGGCATTCCTGCTGGGACCAAGCCTGTCGCGGATCCTGCGCGACCTGGAGACCCGCGGGCTGATCGAGCGGCGCGCTGCCGAGAACGATTTGCGGCGCGCCCGGGTCTCGATCTCGCAGGAGGGGTTGAAGCTGATCGAGATCGTCGCGCCTTATTCCGAGGCGATCTACGCCGAGATCACGAGACGCTATGGCACGTCGCGGCTCAAGGATCTGCAGCAGATGCTGGGCGCGCTGGAAGGCAGCCTGGCCAGGCTGGAGGGCGCGACGTCCGAGGATGGCGAGAGCGAAGAGTAA